A single Cucumis melo cultivar AY chromosome 4, USDA_Cmelo_AY_1.0, whole genome shotgun sequence DNA region contains:
- the LOC103503654 gene encoding protein ECERIFERUM 2, with translation MDGVAKTTPISDLKFSSVVPAKATGEDEVKELTAMDLAMRLHYIRGVYFFRASEEVKNLTIYDLKKPLFLLLEKYYVVSGRIRRRIIGDNDGDRAFIKCNDSGVRIVEADCEKTIEEWLSIEDDDDDKILNRDGCLVHSQAIGPDLGFSPLAFIQLTRFKCGGLSVGLSWTHVLGDIFSASTFINVWGHIMNYRPLHQLRPAPATHIPPSTSSRLISTPPLKRLDPTGDLWIGSTDCKMATRSFRIASEQLDRITSVVGRNRSVNFSTFESITAVFWKSLSKIRLEDSGSRTISIYSTKFPNREGEIPSNGMEMSGVEADFPVAGAAEGELAEVIVKKKIDEGGEIEELVETKMNDSDFIAYGARLTFVDLEEADIYGFELEGQKAVHVNYEIGGVGENGVVLVLPGPPRSDGRDGGGRTVTVILPEKELPELIDEMVKQWGIV, from the exons ATGGACGGAGTTGCTAAAACCACTCCAATTTCCGATTTGAAATTTTCGTCGGTGGTTCCGGCGAAGGCCACCGGCGAAGACGAGGTGAAGGAACTGACGGCGATGGATTTAGCGATGAGACTTCATTACATCAGAGGAGTTTATTTCTTCAGAGCGAGCGAAGAGGTGAAGAATCTGACGATTTATGACTTGAAAAAGCCTCTGTTTCTATTGTTGGAGAAATACTACGTCGTTTCAGGGAGGATTCGACGGAGAATCATCGGAGATAATGATGGAGATCGGGCTTTTATTAAGTGTAATGATAGTGGAGTGAGGATTGTTGAAGCAGATTGTGAGAAAACGATTGAGGAATGGCTTTcgattgaagatgatgatgatgataaaaTTTTGAATCGTGATGGTTGTTTGGTTCATTCTCAAGCTATTGGTCCTGATCTTGGATTTTCCCCTCTTGCTTTCATTCAG CTAACTCGGTTCAAGTGCGGCGGACTATCCGTGGGCCTTAGTTGGACTCACGTTCTCGGCGACATCTTCTCCGCCTCCACCTTCATCAACGTATGGGGTCACATCATGAACTACCGCCCCCTCCATCAACTCCGTCCGGCGCCAGCTACCCATATCCCCCCATCCACATCATCCAGACTGATCTCCACACCACCGCTCAAGAGACTCGACCCCACTGGAGACCTCTGGATCGGGTCGACCGACTGCAAGATGGCGACGCGGTCATTCCGAATCGCGTCGGAGCAATTGGATCGAATCACGAGCGTCGTCGGCCGGAATCGATCCGTGAACTTCTCAACATTCGAATCTATAACTGCAGTTTTCTGGAAATCTCTGTCGAAAATACGCCTTGAGGATTCGGGCTCCAGGACGATCTCGATCTATTCGACGAAATTCCCTAACAGAGAAGGCGAAATTCCGAGTAACGGAATGGAAATGAGCGGCGTCGAGGCCGATTTTCCTGTGGCCGGAGCAGCGGAAGGGGAATTAGCGGAGGTGATCGTGAAGAAGAAAATCGATGAAGGCGGAGAAATTGAGGAATTGGTGGAGACAAAAATGAACGATTCAGATTTCATAGCGTACGGAGCGAGATTGACGTTCGTTGATTTGGAAGAAGCGGATATTTACGGCTTCGAATTGGAAGGGCAAAAGGCTGTTCATGTGAACTATGAAATTGGAGGAGTTGGTGAAAACGGCGTCGTTCTAGTACTTCCAGGACCGCCGCGTAGTGATGGAAGAGACGGCGGTGGACGGACGGTGACAGTTATCTTGCCGGAGAAAGAGCTGCCGGAGCTCATTGATGAAATGGTGAAGCAATGGGGAATTGTTTGA